The sequence TCTTGGGCATATGAGCATGATAGTGGCCATAACGAACGGCTAGAGTTTCTTGGCGATTCTATTTTGGGTGCCGTCGTTTCGGAACAGATTTTCCATGACTATCCAGATAAGTCCGAAGGAGAGCTGTCTAAAATTAAATCAGCCGCTGTTTCTGAACGTGCGCTCGCGGATATAGCTCGAGAGCTGAACATCGGGGCTTATATTCGGCTCGGCAAAGGCGAAGAACAATCCGGCGGACGCAACAAGGATTCAATTCTTTCTGACACGGTGGAAGCTCTGATCGCTGCTACATACGAAGCGTGCGGACTAGACGTTGTAATTCCGGTAGTTCGGCAACACCTAAAAGAAAAAATTTTGCAGGCTACTCGCATGGGCCCGGCATTGGACTGGCGTACTGCGATGGAAGAAAAAGCCCGGGAACTGGGATTCGTAGGTGATCTTTCCTATCAGATCACAGGAGAAGGGCCTGACCATGCAAAGGTCTATACTGCGAGAGCCTATATTGCTGATACTGAATGGGGGCGCGGCCAAGCAACATCCCGAAAGGCTGCCAAACTCGTTGCGTGTGAAGATGCCTACCACCGTCTGGTTGCTAACACTGCATATTAGGTGAGACATGCCAGAGCTACCAGAGGTCGAGACAATAAGGCAAGGGCTATTGCCTTACGTGCTTGATAAAACGGTGAAGTCAGTTCATGTTTTGCACCCGCGAGTGGCACGGATGTCTCCGGTTGGTCTAGATCCGTTAGTAGGGCAAACATTCGTGTCTGTTGCCAGACGCGGCAAGTACCTATGGCTTAATACTGAGGTTGGCGCACTGGTTGCGCACTTAGGAATGTCAGGTCAGTTCCGGATCAATAGTCCATCTCCGCACGTGCGGGCAACTCTTGATTTTACTGATGGGTCAAGTATTGATTTTGTTGATCAACGTACGTTCGGGCACCTGTATCCAGATACATTACTACCTACACCTGATGGCGGTCCCGGCGGGCACGGCAGTAAGCTGGCGATGATTCCCGCAAGTGTAGCTCATATTGGCCGAGATCTTTTGGATCCCTTATGCGATCTGACGGCTGTTGCTAAGCGCGTTAAATCTGGACGAACTGAAATCAAACGTGCGCTCCTGAACCAAAGCATTGCCTCGGGTATCGGGAATATTTATGCCGATGAAGCCCTATGGGAAGCAAAAACACATCCGCAGAAGAAAACGTCGGCGATGACGCAACGAAATATCGAATACGTTTATGCTCAGGCCCGCGAAGTTATGGAACGTGCGCTAGCCGTTGGTGGAACATCGTTTGATGCGCTTTATGTCAATGTGAATGGCGAATCAGGATATTTCGATCGTTCGTTGAATGCGTATGGAAAAACAGGGTTGCCGTGCCGGCGGTGCGGAACGAGTATTCAACGTATCGTTTTTATGAACCGTTCTTCGCATTTATGCCCGGCATGTCAGCGTCGTTCAAGGTAAACTAGATACCGTGAGTGAAGAAAATACCCCAGTTAGTGTCATGATTATCGACGATCACGAAGTGGTGCGTCGTGGTATTGCCGAAGTTGTGGATCGGGCAAACGGTCTACAGGTTATTGCTGAGGCGGGTTCCGTAGCGGAAGCTATCCGCCGTGCTGAACTTATGATTCCACAGGTGGCGTTGGTTGATTTGCGTCTGCCAGACGGTACCGGGATAGATATTATCCGCGAATTGCGTGAGCGTGTGCCGCAAGTTAAATGCGTTGTTTTAACGTCGTTTGATGACGACGACGCTCTTGCTGAAGCCCTCGATGCAGGTGCCAAAGCATATTTGCTTAAGTCGGTGCGTGGAGCTGAAATTACCGATGTTATTAAAGCAGTTGCTGATGGTCGTGTGCTACTAGATGAACGTACCGTGACTCGGCGACGTGCCGATCACGATGACCCAACTGCAGATCTGACCCCGTCAGAGCGTAAGGTCCTTCAATTAATCGGAGATGGCCTATCGAACCGGGAAATTGGTGAAAAACTTGGTGTCGCTGAAAAGACTGTCAAGAACCACATCACATCACTGCTATCGAAGATGGGAATGCAACGTCGTACTCAGGTAGCTGCGTGGGTTGCCGGGCAACGAGCAGCCGGGTGGCGCAACGCAAGTAACTGACCAAAATTTGTTTGAGTGGGCTAGTACAAGCTATCTGTGCTAGCCCACTCAAGTCTTAGACGAGGGGAGCTTCCCAAGCAACATGAGTGCCAGGAGCACTCTCACGATTAGAAATTGTAAAGGTGCCGTGATGGCGTCGAGCTCGGGCAGCAAGGTTGGATAAACCAGAGCGTCGGCCCAAGGATTGGGTGACACCACGCCCGTCGTCAATTACTTCGATTCGGACCTGTTGTGGAGTGACCGACAGCTGCACTGTTACGGACGATGCGTGCGCATGGCGTGCAGCATTAGATAAGCCTTCGCGTACAACGGCGACGACGTCATCGGCAATATCTGAACCTACCGCATCGTCAATCAACGTAAACGTGTGCTCGTCAGATGTCGCCTCACCATTCCAACTGATAATAAGAGAAGGCGCGAAATCAAGAGTCTGAAGGGCAGCCTTCGTTTCCTGCTGAAGCCGCTCCACTAAAGCTACTGAGGCGGAATCATCACGCAAAGATTGAACGATAACACGTATCTGCCGAACGGATTCGTCAATAGAGGAGATTGCCTGATCTAGCGCGGTGCTTA is a genomic window of Arcanobacterium phocae containing:
- the rnc gene encoding ribonuclease III codes for the protein MHEHDRSRLIESWGASIPSDLLTLALTHRSWAYEHDSGHNERLEFLGDSILGAVVSEQIFHDYPDKSEGELSKIKSAAVSERALADIARELNIGAYIRLGKGEEQSGGRNKDSILSDTVEALIAATYEACGLDVVIPVVRQHLKEKILQATRMGPALDWRTAMEEKARELGFVGDLSYQITGEGPDHAKVYTARAYIADTEWGRGQATSRKAAKLVACEDAYHRLVANTAY
- the mutM gene encoding bifunctional DNA-formamidopyrimidine glycosylase/DNA-(apurinic or apyrimidinic site) lyase — protein: MPELPEVETIRQGLLPYVLDKTVKSVHVLHPRVARMSPVGLDPLVGQTFVSVARRGKYLWLNTEVGALVAHLGMSGQFRINSPSPHVRATLDFTDGSSIDFVDQRTFGHLYPDTLLPTPDGGPGGHGSKLAMIPASVAHIGRDLLDPLCDLTAVAKRVKSGRTEIKRALLNQSIASGIGNIYADEALWEAKTHPQKKTSAMTQRNIEYVYAQAREVMERALAVGGTSFDALYVNVNGESGYFDRSLNAYGKTGLPCRRCGTSIQRIVFMNRSSHLCPACQRRSR
- a CDS encoding response regulator, translated to MIIDDHEVVRRGIAEVVDRANGLQVIAEAGSVAEAIRRAELMIPQVALVDLRLPDGTGIDIIRELRERVPQVKCVVLTSFDDDDALAEALDAGAKAYLLKSVRGAEITDVIKAVADGRVLLDERTVTRRRADHDDPTADLTPSERKVLQLIGDGLSNREIGEKLGVAEKTVKNHITSLLSKMGMQRRTQVAAWVAGQRAAGWRNASN